A region from the Anaerolineales bacterium genome encodes:
- a CDS encoding MFS transporter produces MGGERFADGSPFFPFASFQRSARLLILAVFLDGVAVAFLQLFLNFYILARGYGLDFLGLANSAPAVATLALGIPLGRFADRVGFQKSMLLGIASAYAGFCGMLFAASPAVLLAGMALTGAGSCLFYLSVNPFLMKHSGAGERPLLFSTNVGLQILAGAAGSLIAGQLPAGFNALFNLEPGSAESYRTVLLVGAICGFLALAPLLMMKHVPSASGSAPSFAEGGAPVWSAGEKNLLLKMITPNLLIGLGAAMLIPYLNLFLRQRFSVSDSLLGMIFSVSAVCTGSATFLSPWVAGRLGSRIRAIIATQAGSLVFLLVLGFSPWFPVAAAAFFFRAGMMNMSIPLYSSFCMEQTAEGKRGLASSLIQMALQGGWAVGPFLSGFIQGRWGFPPLFVATAVLYAAAILFVRAFFLKLENPVPAAAVG; encoded by the coding sequence ATGGGCGGTGAACGCTTCGCAGACGGAAGTCCGTTCTTCCCGTTTGCCTCCTTTCAGCGCAGCGCGCGACTCCTGATCCTGGCCGTTTTCCTGGACGGCGTCGCCGTCGCTTTCCTCCAGCTGTTTTTGAATTTCTACATCCTCGCCCGCGGATACGGGTTGGATTTCCTGGGACTGGCGAATTCCGCGCCCGCTGTCGCGACTCTGGCGCTGGGCATCCCGCTCGGGAGGTTCGCGGACCGGGTGGGATTCCAAAAAAGCATGCTCCTGGGGATTGCGTCGGCGTATGCCGGTTTTTGCGGGATGCTGTTCGCCGCTTCCCCGGCGGTCCTGCTTGCCGGAATGGCGTTGACGGGCGCGGGGAGTTGTCTGTTCTACCTAAGCGTCAATCCGTTCCTGATGAAGCATTCCGGCGCCGGAGAACGCCCGCTGCTGTTTTCCACCAACGTCGGCTTGCAGATTCTGGCGGGGGCGGCGGGAAGCCTGATCGCCGGCCAATTGCCGGCCGGTTTTAATGCCCTATTCAACCTGGAGCCGGGAAGCGCGGAATCCTATCGGACGGTCCTCCTGGTCGGAGCGATTTGCGGATTTCTGGCGCTGGCGCCGCTATTGATGATGAAGCACGTCCCGTCCGCGTCCGGCTCTGCGCCTTCCTTTGCGGAAGGGGGAGCCCCTGTTTGGAGTGCGGGGGAAAAGAATCTGTTGCTGAAAATGATCACCCCCAACCTGCTGATCGGCCTCGGCGCGGCGATGTTAATCCCGTATTTGAACTTGTTCTTGCGGCAGCGTTTCTCCGTTTCCGATTCCCTCCTCGGGATGATCTTCTCGGTTTCCGCCGTTTGCACCGGGTCGGCGACCTTCCTCTCGCCGTGGGTGGCCGGACGGCTGGGGTCGAGGATCCGGGCGATCATCGCCACACAGGCCGGGTCGCTGGTCTTCCTCCTGGTCCTGGGTTTCAGCCCATGGTTTCCGGTTGCGGCGGCGGCGTTCTTCTTCCGGGCCGGGATGATGAACATGTCGATTCCCTTGTATTCCTCGTTTTGCATGGAACAAACCGCGGAGGGAAAGCGCGGTTTGGCCAGCAGCCTGATTCAAATGGCTTTGCAGGGGGGATGGGCGGTCGGTCCGTTCCTTTCCGGATTTATCCAGGGGCGGTGGGGGTTCCCGCCGCTGTTCGTCGCCACTGCCGTTCTCTATGCGGCGGCGATCCTGTTCGTGAGGGCTTTCTTCCTTAAGTTGGAAAATCCCGTTCCGGCCGCGGCCGTCGGATGA